In Pseudodesulfovibrio hydrargyri, a single window of DNA contains:
- a CDS encoding APC family permease, whose protein sequence is MALNDDKMGLWGAVSIGVGGMVGGGIFAVLGLSVQLARGGTPVAFAVAGVVALITAASYARLSVRYAGPGGTVVFLDRVFGNSMHVGALNVLLWFSYVVMLALYAHAFGSYGAVFFPGGGWFTLHGLISLAIIVPAVLNLASAKVVGKAETYVVVVKIAILLFFLAVGFKGVEPARLAVDTWVPLLPLVAGGMIIFVAYEGFELIANTGADIRKPERNLPLAFYISVGFVVLLYVAIAIVVVGNLPLNAIANARDYALAEAAKPFLGQTGFTLIAVAALLSTFSAINATLYGASRLCYTIAKEGELPVQLERQMWGAPAEGLVVTAVLALILANVADLSAISTLGSAGFLSVFAVVNAANFKDEEGWGTGRVLSALGVLTCAAAFVAMVWQSVGDNPATAWVLAALFGGAGVLEVVYRTIGTKGPRKRRRQARVTRTL, encoded by the coding sequence ATGGCGTTGAACGACGATAAAATGGGTCTGTGGGGAGCCGTCTCCATCGGGGTGGGCGGCATGGTCGGGGGCGGCATCTTCGCCGTGCTGGGCTTGAGCGTGCAGCTGGCCAGGGGCGGCACGCCCGTGGCCTTTGCCGTGGCCGGGGTGGTGGCATTGATAACCGCCGCGTCCTATGCGCGGCTATCAGTGCGCTACGCCGGGCCGGGCGGAACCGTGGTCTTCCTGGACCGGGTCTTCGGCAACTCCATGCACGTGGGCGCGCTCAACGTGCTGCTGTGGTTCTCCTACGTGGTCATGCTCGCCCTGTACGCCCACGCCTTCGGTTCCTACGGCGCGGTCTTCTTTCCGGGGGGCGGCTGGTTCACCCTCCACGGGCTCATCTCCCTGGCCATAATCGTGCCCGCCGTGCTGAACCTGGCCAGCGCCAAGGTGGTGGGCAAGGCCGAGACCTATGTGGTGGTCGTCAAGATCGCCATCCTGCTTTTTTTCCTGGCCGTGGGGTTCAAGGGCGTGGAGCCCGCGCGGCTGGCCGTGGACACCTGGGTGCCGCTGCTCCCGCTGGTGGCCGGGGGCATGATCATCTTCGTGGCCTATGAGGGGTTCGAGCTCATCGCCAACACCGGGGCGGACATCCGCAAGCCCGAACGCAACCTGCCGCTGGCCTTCTATATTTCCGTGGGATTCGTGGTCCTGCTCTACGTGGCCATCGCCATCGTGGTGGTAGGCAATCTTCCGCTCAACGCCATCGCAAACGCCCGCGACTACGCCCTGGCCGAGGCGGCCAAGCCGTTCCTGGGGCAAACCGGGTTCACGCTCATCGCCGTGGCCGCGCTCCTGTCCACCTTCTCGGCCATCAACGCCACGCTCTACGGCGCATCGAGGCTGTGCTACACCATCGCCAAGGAAGGGGAATTGCCCGTCCAACTGGAGCGGCAGATGTGGGGCGCGCCGGCCGAGGGGCTGGTGGTCACCGCCGTGCTCGCCCTGATCCTGGCCAACGTGGCCGACCTCTCGGCCATCTCCACCCTGGGCAGCGCGGGTTTCCTGTCCGTGTTCGCCGTGGTCAACGCGGCCAATTTCAAGGACGAGGAGGGCTGGGGCACGGGCCGCGTCCTGTCCGCATTGGGCGTGCTTACCTGCGCGGCGGCTTTTGTCGCCATGGTCTGGCAGAGCGTGGGCGACAACCCGGCCACGGCCTGGGTCCTGGCCGCGCTCTTCGGCGGGGCGGGCGTCCTGGAGGTGGTCTACCGGACCATCGGCACCAAGGGCCCGCGCAAGCGCCGCCGTCAGGCCAGGGTTACGCGCACGCTTTGA
- a CDS encoding PilZ domain-containing protein, with product MGILHSLGKLFSKSGKDGTKPANKAAAPVSRPGSAAKTPKGPDRDEVFHAGPADEGELGFSITIKDGRITKRKAFRVTVDGLAAFIPRLGKTFPVTDISASGLGFRFQKPRIKCGVKIKMDLLINGGREVEGVPCQVMRHERGVVGCAFVELDRKQEDAIGRIVLEGEKQLAARRTMARKRKNRP from the coding sequence ATGGGCATTCTGCACTCCCTCGGCAAGCTTTTCTCCAAATCCGGCAAGGACGGCACCAAGCCCGCGAACAAGGCGGCCGCCCCTGTCTCCCGCCCCGGCTCGGCCGCAAAGACGCCCAAGGGGCCGGACCGGGACGAGGTCTTCCACGCCGGTCCGGCGGACGAGGGGGAGCTGGGCTTCAGCATCACCATCAAGGACGGCAGGATCACCAAGCGCAAGGCGTTCCGGGTCACCGTGGACGGCTTGGCCGCGTTCATTCCCCGGCTGGGCAAGACCTTCCCGGTGACCGACATCAGCGCCTCGGGCCTGGGCTTCCGCTTCCAGAAGCCGAGGATCAAATGCGGCGTGAAGATCAAGATGGACCTGCTCATCAACGGAGGCCGGGAGGTCGAGGGCGTGCCGTGCCAGGTCATGCGCCACGAACGCGGCGTGGTCGGCTGCGCCTTCGTGGAACTGGACCGCAAGCAGGAGGACGCGATCGGCCGCATCGTCCTGGAAGGCGAAAAACAGCTGGCCGCCCGCAGGACCATGGCCAGGAAGAGAAAAAACCGGCCCTAG
- a CDS encoding YcaO-like family protein, giving the protein MRYKLQMMDTDFGVGMFAALPDVNLSHNEMMDHLREHPMDDHMHEFVLQGFKEFRPRKLEKMIKEAMRDRGKSDPVGTTIMYEACICHQRLNRLLPLFDGLDPEDFLDFTPAIHIRSRLLEDQPLHREWTRVFGRNIFAMAPLPAPADAPEPLFGDEELAAPGPVGAASARAELDGELPPPLPRRPLKETIDTALPALGKADAFVGPAMEHKASLSPCARLRHWSVKTRTVNGNLSNSLQGLQTCYGRGLSMERAEASYAMELAERFSSYASFGPKGVLGYARDYPLTLASYDELDVPAVNPADIRLEVPYAGQKLHWLEGHTPDGRPVLVPAQFVFLFCNLDEPSLFSALGSTGLASGNTLFEAKAAALTEVIERDSDATQLFAPDKCFRVESDDPEIAGLLEKYREDGIDVWFMDMTTELGVPCYKSVVLGKHGDVNKGGGCSLSGPSALISAMTETAYPYPGPKSGPAPEGLPVRSLEDLPDLSTGSAEGDVMVLERTLAANGYRPAYVDLTRRDLNIPVVRAMVPGLELISDFDQYSRVSPRLYRNYLKACA; this is encoded by the coding sequence ATGCGCTACAAATTGCAGATGATGGATACGGATTTCGGGGTGGGCATGTTCGCCGCCCTGCCGGACGTGAACCTGAGCCACAACGAGATGATGGACCATCTCCGCGAACACCCCATGGACGACCACATGCACGAGTTCGTGCTCCAGGGGTTCAAGGAGTTCCGCCCGCGCAAGCTGGAAAAGATGATCAAGGAGGCCATGCGCGACCGGGGCAAGTCCGATCCGGTGGGCACCACGATCATGTATGAGGCGTGCATCTGCCATCAGCGCCTGAACCGGCTCCTGCCCCTGTTCGACGGCCTCGATCCCGAGGATTTCCTGGACTTCACCCCGGCCATCCACATCCGCTCCCGCCTGCTGGAAGACCAGCCCCTGCACCGTGAATGGACCCGCGTCTTCGGCCGGAACATCTTCGCCATGGCCCCCCTGCCCGCCCCTGCGGACGCGCCCGAGCCGCTCTTCGGCGACGAGGAGCTGGCCGCGCCCGGGCCGGTCGGCGCCGCGAGCGCGCGCGCCGAACTGGACGGCGAGCTGCCCCCGCCACTGCCGCGCAGGCCGCTCAAGGAGACCATCGACACCGCCCTGCCCGCCCTGGGCAAGGCCGACGCCTTCGTGGGCCCGGCCATGGAACACAAGGCCTCCCTGTCGCCCTGCGCCCGGCTGCGCCACTGGTCGGTGAAGACGCGCACGGTCAACGGCAACCTGTCCAACTCCCTGCAGGGATTGCAGACCTGCTACGGACGCGGGTTGAGCATGGAACGAGCCGAGGCCTCCTACGCCATGGAGCTGGCCGAACGCTTTTCCTCCTACGCCAGTTTCGGCCCCAAGGGCGTGCTCGGCTACGCCCGCGACTATCCGCTTACCCTGGCGTCTTATGACGAATTGGACGTCCCGGCGGTCAACCCTGCGGACATCCGTCTGGAAGTGCCCTACGCGGGCCAGAAGCTCCACTGGCTGGAGGGCCACACCCCGGACGGTCGGCCGGTCCTGGTCCCGGCCCAGTTCGTGTTCCTATTCTGCAACCTGGACGAACCGTCCCTGTTCAGCGCGCTGGGCTCCACCGGCCTGGCCTCGGGCAACACCCTGTTCGAGGCCAAGGCGGCCGCCCTGACCGAGGTCATCGAACGGGACTCGGACGCGACGCAGCTTTTCGCCCCCGACAAATGCTTCCGCGTGGAAAGCGATGATCCCGAGATCGCAGGGCTGCTTGAAAAATACCGCGAGGACGGCATCGACGTGTGGTTCATGGACATGACCACCGAACTGGGCGTGCCGTGCTACAAGTCCGTGGTGCTCGGCAAACACGGCGACGTGAACAAGGGCGGCGGCTGTTCGTTGAGCGGCCCCTCGGCCCTGATATCGGCCATGACCGAGACGGCCTACCCCTATCCCGGTCCCAAGAGCGGCCCGGCCCCTGAAGGGCTGCCGGTGCGCAGCCTCGAGGACCTGCCCGACCTGTCCACGGGCAGCGCCGAGGGCGATGTGATGGTGCTGGAGAGGACGCTTGCGGCCAACGGCTACCGGCCCGCCTATGTGGACCTGACCCGCCGGGACCTGAACATCCCGGTGGTCCGGGCCATGGTTCCCGGCCTGGAGTTGATCTCCGATTTCGACCAGTATTCGCGGGTCAGCCCGAGGCTGTACCGGAACTACCTCAAAGCGTGCGCGTAA
- a CDS encoding TVP38/TMEM64 family protein, with product MARHGKKTSRPWPMIIKFAVVLGLLGLLSLALEHWGERYMSRVTEFVADQGELAPLVFIAVNALLTLFLVPQVLFTVAAGALFGWKFGAAYASAGMTIGATMAFLLARYGVRERLRARFAGHPVYRRMLSLSRVHPLHLISLSRIIPVLPFPATSYLLGITEVRCLPYALLSWLAMLPETIFLASGGHLLTSGVRGHVSAGAAVALGVAGVAVAFTVHRMKKTFLKDEEIAREKSEGDGEGKENPPTP from the coding sequence ATGGCACGACACGGAAAAAAAACATCCCGGCCCTGGCCGATGATCATCAAGTTCGCGGTGGTCCTGGGGCTGCTCGGCCTGCTCTCCCTGGCCCTGGAGCACTGGGGGGAGCGGTACATGTCCCGCGTTACCGAATTCGTGGCCGACCAGGGGGAGCTGGCTCCGCTGGTCTTCATCGCGGTCAACGCGCTGCTGACTCTGTTCCTGGTGCCCCAGGTGCTCTTCACCGTGGCGGCCGGGGCGCTCTTCGGCTGGAAATTCGGGGCGGCCTATGCCTCGGCGGGCATGACCATCGGCGCGACCATGGCCTTCCTGCTTGCCCGCTACGGCGTGCGCGAACGGCTGCGCGCCCGGTTCGCGGGCCATCCCGTGTACCGCCGCATGCTCTCGTTGAGCCGCGTCCATCCCCTGCACCTCATCTCCCTGAGCCGGATCATCCCGGTCCTGCCCTTTCCGGCGACCAGCTACCTGCTCGGCATCACCGAGGTCCGCTGCCTGCCGTACGCGCTGCTTTCCTGGCTGGCCATGCTGCCCGAGACCATTTTTCTGGCCTCGGGCGGGCACCTGCTCACCTCGGGCGTGCGCGGCCACGTTTCCGCGGGGGCGGCCGTGGCGCTGGGTGTGGCCGGAGTGGCGGTGGCCTTCACGGTCCACCGGATGAAGAAGACGTTCCTCAAGGACGAGGAAATTGCAAGGGAGAAGAGCGAAGGGGACGGTGAAGGGAAGGAGAACCCGCCTACGCCGTGA
- the rdgC gene encoding recombination-associated protein RdgC, translating into MSLLSSSLGLTRYRIIEEVPRELLQQVPEKLKQFCMVDIDGTADERSFGWTNFDDMLDTNWTVSPPEKADYFAFSLRLDTRRIPPSVLKKHNTIAVNKELEHNKEQGKNFVSRDRKRELKEQVTLRLRARTLPIPAVFDIVWNASANRIYLDTTNAKVRALFEDHFALTFDLHLEPLTAFFMAMDILGEEAAPRLENLDPTIFV; encoded by the coding sequence TTGAGCCTACTCTCCTCCAGCCTCGGGCTGACACGATACCGCATCATCGAAGAGGTTCCCAGGGAACTGCTTCAGCAGGTGCCTGAAAAACTGAAACAATTCTGCATGGTGGACATTGACGGCACGGCCGACGAACGCTCCTTCGGCTGGACAAACTTCGACGACATGCTGGATACGAACTGGACCGTGTCCCCGCCGGAGAAGGCCGACTACTTCGCCTTTTCCCTGCGTCTGGACACCCGTCGCATCCCGCCCTCCGTGCTCAAGAAGCACAACACCATCGCGGTGAACAAGGAGCTGGAGCACAACAAGGAACAGGGCAAAAACTTCGTGTCCCGCGACCGCAAGCGCGAGCTCAAGGAGCAGGTCACCCTGCGGCTGCGCGCCCGGACCCTGCCCATCCCGGCGGTCTTCGACATCGTCTGGAACGCCTCGGCCAACCGGATCTACCTGGACACCACCAACGCCAAGGTCCGCGCTCTGTTCGAGGACCATTTCGCCCTGACCTTCGACCTCCACCTGGAACCGCTGACCGCCTTCTTCATGGCCATGGACATCCTCGGCGAAGAGGCCGCGCCCAGGCTGGAAAACCTCGACCCGACCATCTTCGTCTAG
- a CDS encoding arylesterase, with protein MSETLRIACFGDSLTEGYGLARQEALPAILQRELYERGVNAHCLNFGVSGDTSEDGLDRLDDILEAEPDRVILAFGANDCFLDEPVDEVAARLSALIEAFRDRDIPVLLVGVNAGLNPDPSYRTRFEAIFPALAERYGLPLFPDLLAPYQGDPSLTLLDGLHPNEAGVEAMGHALLPMAEALARGVTA; from the coding sequence ATGTCCGAAACCCTGCGCATCGCCTGCTTCGGCGACAGTCTGACTGAAGGTTATGGTTTGGCCCGGCAGGAGGCTCTGCCCGCCATCCTGCAGCGCGAGCTGTATGAACGGGGCGTGAACGCCCACTGCCTCAACTTCGGGGTGTCCGGCGACACCTCCGAGGACGGCCTGGACCGCCTGGACGACATCCTTGAGGCCGAACCCGACCGCGTGATCCTGGCCTTCGGGGCCAACGACTGCTTCCTGGACGAACCGGTGGACGAGGTGGCCGCGCGGCTGTCCGCCCTGATCGAGGCCTTCCGCGACCGGGACATCCCGGTCCTGCTGGTGGGCGTCAACGCCGGGCTCAACCCGGACCCGTCCTACCGGACGCGCTTCGAGGCGATCTTCCCGGCCCTGGCCGAGCGCTACGGACTCCCCCTGTTCCCGGACCTCCTCGCCCCGTACCAGGGCGACCCGTCCCTGACTCTGTTGGACGGGCTGCATCCCAATGAGGCCGGAGTGGAGGCCATGGGCCATGCCCTGCTTCCCATGGCGGAAGCGCTGGCACGCGGGGTCACGGCGTAG